The following proteins come from a genomic window of Trinickia caryophylli:
- the ahpC gene encoding alkyl hydroperoxide reductase subunit C, translated as MSIINSQVKPFKATAFHNGDFVTVTDETFKGKWSVVFFYPADFTFVCPTELGDLADRYAEFQKLGVEIYSVSTDTHFTHKAWHDTSDTIGKIKYPMVADPTGAISRNFDVMIEEEGLALRGTFVINPEGQIKLCEVHDNGIGRDAGELLRKVQAAQYVAAHPGEVCPAKWTPGAETLTPSLDLVGKI; from the coding sequence ATGTCGATCATCAACAGCCAAGTCAAGCCGTTCAAGGCCACTGCATTCCACAACGGCGACTTCGTCACCGTCACGGACGAGACCTTCAAGGGCAAGTGGTCGGTTGTGTTCTTCTACCCGGCCGACTTCACGTTCGTGTGCCCGACCGAGCTGGGCGATCTGGCTGACCGCTACGCCGAATTCCAGAAGCTTGGCGTGGAAATCTACAGCGTGTCGACCGACACGCACTTCACGCACAAGGCGTGGCACGACACGTCGGACACGATTGGCAAGATCAAGTATCCGATGGTCGCCGACCCGACGGGTGCGATCTCGCGCAACTTCGACGTGATGATCGAGGAAGAGGGTCTGGCGCTGCGCGGCACGTTCGTGATCAACCCCGAAGGCCAGATCAAGCTGTGCGAAGTGCATGACAACGGTATCGGCCGCGACGCGGGCGAACTGCTGCGCAAAGTGCAGGCGGCCCAGTACGTCGCGGCGCACCCGGGCGAAGTGTGCCCCGCCAAGTGGACGCCGGGCGCCGAAACGCTGACGCCGTCGCTCGACCTCGTCGGCAAGATCTAA
- a CDS encoding metal-sulfur cluster assembly factor produces the protein MTAASTIHPALPGESDVREALRYVVDPEVGVNIVDLGLVYAIDVKPEALRIALTMTSPACPMGQMIIDDVHEVVDALTPAGMAVDVDLVWEPPWEPAMMTEAARKVLGWPDG, from the coding sequence ATGACCGCTGCATCGACCATCCATCCGGCGCTGCCGGGCGAAAGCGACGTTCGCGAAGCCCTGCGCTACGTCGTCGATCCGGAGGTCGGCGTCAACATCGTCGATCTCGGGCTCGTCTATGCGATCGACGTCAAACCCGAGGCGCTGCGCATCGCGCTGACGATGACGTCGCCCGCATGCCCGATGGGGCAGATGATCATCGACGACGTGCATGAAGTCGTCGATGCGCTCACGCCCGCCGGCATGGCAGTGGATGTCGACCTCGTCTGGGAGCCGCCATGGGAGCCCGCCATGATGACGGAAGCCGCGCGCAAGGTGCTCGGATGGCCAGACGGCTGA
- a CDS encoding hemerythrin domain-containing protein, with translation MNIITPDSIPSMAPDHPDCRVDPDGPTRVLLSCHDKIRDLSGLLLRLDVQVIHYGIDEAARTAAGEILHYFETEVPLHHADEQRDLFPLLLSFGNATVAQALDALKPEHAALGVMWRNVRPWLDSIQRRRPLPRPKSLATFATRYPAYADREEREVYWAARELSSMQARQLLENMTQRREAVDPTRTAARAPRRKAGAH, from the coding sequence ATGAACATCATTACGCCCGATTCCATCCCGAGCATGGCACCCGATCATCCTGACTGTCGCGTCGACCCGGACGGTCCGACGCGAGTTTTGCTTAGTTGCCACGACAAGATCCGCGATCTGTCGGGCCTGCTGTTGCGGCTAGACGTGCAGGTCATTCATTACGGGATCGACGAGGCCGCAAGAACGGCCGCCGGCGAGATCCTCCACTACTTCGAAACGGAAGTGCCGTTGCATCATGCCGACGAGCAGCGCGATCTGTTCCCGCTCCTGTTGTCGTTCGGCAATGCGACCGTGGCGCAGGCGCTCGACGCGCTGAAACCCGAGCATGCCGCCCTCGGCGTCATGTGGCGCAACGTGCGCCCGTGGCTGGACTCGATCCAGCGCCGGCGGCCGTTGCCACGGCCGAAATCGCTCGCGACCTTCGCCACGCGGTATCCAGCCTACGCCGATCGCGAGGAGCGCGAAGTGTATTGGGCGGCCCGCGAACTCTCGTCGATGCAAGCACGGCAGTTGTTGGAGAACATGACGCAACGGCGCGAGGCAGTGGACCCGACGCGTACCGCCGCACGCGCGCCGCGCCGGAAGGCGGGCGCGCACTGA
- a CDS encoding ribonucleoside triphosphate reductase — translation MEQRNAVQGRAGKACQTERATLAASGPQVEVASTIDEYLEQQDWRVNANANQGYSLGGLILNVSGKVIANYWLSHVYSAAVGRAHREADIHIHDLDMLSGYCAGWSLRTLLTEGLNGVPGKVESSPPRHMSSAVAQIVNFLGTLQNEWAGAQAFSSFDTYMAPFVRKDSLSYKQVRQHMQELIYNLNVPSRWGTQTPFTNLTFDWVCPEDLREQIPMIGGEEMPFSYGELQAEMDMINQAYIEVMQAGDAKGRVFTFPIPTYNITPDFDWESPNAKRLFEMTARYGLPYFQNFINSELKPNMIRSMCCRLQLDLRELLKRGNGLFGSAEQTGSLGVVTVNCARLGYLHAGDEAAMLARLDELLDLGKESLEIKRRIIQQHMDNGLFPYTRRYLGTLRNHFSTLGVNGINEMIRNFSADEHDITSEWGHAFAVRVLDHVRARILEYQEETGHMYNLEATPAEGTTYRFAKEDRKRYPDILQAGTRDMPYYTNSSQLPVGFTDDPFEALEHQDDLQRKYTGGTVLHLYMTEPLSTPEACSSLVRRTLERFSLPYITVTPTFSICPKHGYLAGRHEFCPKCDEEIVHRKLSQLQTEES, via the coding sequence ATGGAGCAACGGAATGCCGTCCAGGGCCGTGCCGGAAAGGCTTGTCAAACGGAGCGCGCCACGCTCGCCGCGAGCGGCCCTCAGGTCGAAGTCGCCTCGACCATCGACGAATATCTCGAGCAGCAGGACTGGCGCGTCAACGCCAACGCCAATCAGGGCTATTCGCTCGGCGGTCTGATTCTCAACGTGTCGGGCAAGGTCATCGCCAACTATTGGCTCAGCCACGTCTACTCGGCCGCCGTCGGCCGGGCGCACCGCGAAGCCGACATTCACATTCACGATCTGGACATGCTCTCGGGCTACTGCGCCGGCTGGTCGCTGCGTACGCTGCTGACCGAAGGTCTCAACGGCGTGCCCGGCAAAGTGGAATCGTCGCCGCCGCGCCACATGTCGAGCGCCGTCGCGCAGATCGTCAACTTCCTCGGCACGCTGCAAAACGAATGGGCCGGCGCGCAGGCATTCAGCTCGTTCGATACCTACATGGCGCCCTTCGTGCGCAAGGACAGCCTCAGCTACAAGCAGGTGCGGCAGCACATGCAGGAACTCATCTACAACCTCAACGTACCGTCGCGCTGGGGCACGCAGACGCCGTTCACGAACCTGACGTTCGACTGGGTCTGCCCCGAGGATCTGCGCGAGCAGATTCCGATGATCGGCGGCGAGGAGATGCCGTTCAGCTATGGCGAGCTGCAGGCCGAGATGGACATGATCAATCAGGCCTATATCGAAGTCATGCAGGCCGGCGACGCGAAAGGCCGCGTGTTCACGTTTCCTATCCCGACGTACAACATCACGCCGGACTTCGACTGGGAAAGCCCGAACGCCAAGCGTCTTTTCGAAATGACGGCGCGCTACGGTCTGCCGTACTTTCAAAACTTCATCAATTCGGAGTTGAAGCCGAACATGATCCGGTCGATGTGCTGCCGGCTTCAGTTGGACTTGCGCGAGTTGCTCAAGCGCGGCAACGGGCTTTTCGGCTCGGCCGAGCAAACGGGATCGCTCGGTGTCGTCACAGTCAATTGCGCGCGGCTCGGCTATCTGCATGCCGGCGACGAAGCGGCCATGCTCGCACGGCTCGACGAATTGCTCGATCTCGGCAAGGAAAGCCTCGAAATCAAGCGCCGGATCATCCAGCAGCACATGGACAACGGGCTCTTCCCTTATACGCGCCGCTATCTCGGCACGTTGCGCAATCACTTCTCGACGCTCGGCGTAAACGGCATCAACGAGATGATTCGCAACTTCTCGGCTGACGAGCACGACATTACGAGCGAGTGGGGCCATGCGTTCGCCGTGCGCGTGCTCGATCACGTTCGCGCCCGAATCCTCGAATACCAGGAGGAAACGGGTCATATGTACAACCTCGAGGCAACGCCGGCCGAAGGCACGACCTACCGTTTCGCCAAGGAAGACCGCAAGCGCTATCCCGACATCCTGCAGGCCGGCACGCGCGATATGCCGTACTACACGAATTCGTCGCAGTTGCCCGTCGGCTTCACGGACGATCCGTTCGAAGCGCTCGAGCATCAGGACGATCTGCAGCGCAAATACACGGGCGGCACCGTTCTGCACCTCTACATGACCGAGCCGCTCTCGACACCCGAGGCCTGCAGCTCGCTCGTGCGCCGCACGCTCGAGCGCTTTTCTCTGCCCTATATCACCGTGACGCCGACGTTCTCGATCTGCCCGAAGCACGGCTATCTCGCCGGCCGCCACGAATTCTGTCCCAAGTGCGATGAAGAAATCGTTCATCGCAAGCTGTCTCAACTTCAAACCGAGGAGTCCTGA
- the nrdD gene encoding anaerobic ribonucleoside-triphosphate reductase — MTIDRIQAAPAARIALADEERQPCEIWTRVMGYHRPVSSFNTGKKGEFHERKYFVEARTAVAAAPCDEEEISLAA; from the coding sequence ATGACGATCGACCGCATCCAAGCAGCCCCCGCCGCCCGCATCGCGCTCGCCGACGAAGAACGGCAACCGTGCGAAATCTGGACGCGCGTGATGGGTTATCACCGGCCGGTATCGTCGTTCAACACCGGCAAGAAAGGCGAATTCCACGAGCGCAAGTACTTCGTCGAAGCGCGCACGGCCGTGGCCGCCGCGCCATGCGACGAAGAGGAGATCTCGCTTGCGGCCTGA
- a CDS encoding VOC family protein, translating into MEFLINIDVSDLDEATRFYQSAFELRIGRRFGSDFVELLGGPAPIYLLAKPAGTATSIDARHQRSYERHWTPVHLDIVVDDIDAAVARACGAGARLEQPVLQREWGRLALMADPFGHGFCLLQFEGRGYDAIAD; encoded by the coding sequence ATGGAGTTTTTAATCAATATCGATGTAAGCGATCTCGACGAAGCAACGCGCTTTTATCAATCCGCATTCGAGTTGCGGATCGGCCGCCGTTTCGGCTCGGATTTCGTTGAACTGCTCGGCGGGCCGGCACCCATCTATCTGCTCGCCAAACCCGCGGGAACGGCCACCTCGATCGACGCGAGGCATCAGCGCAGCTATGAGCGCCACTGGACCCCTGTCCATCTGGACATCGTCGTCGACGACATCGACGCAGCGGTTGCGCGGGCATGCGGCGCGGGTGCCCGCCTCGAGCAGCCGGTCCTTCAACGCGAGTGGGGCCGGCTCGCGTTGATGGCCGATCCGTTCGGCCATGGCTTCTGTCTGCTCCAGTTCGAAGGCCGCGGCTACGATGCCATCGCGGATTGA
- a CDS encoding methyl-accepting chemotaxis protein → MADANEIVELTREVHRIAKGNVSDINDINRETTFLAINALIESARAGEAGRGFAVVANQVKVVSQRIGQLTAELGRELTALGDRMIAQLERQESQRLTDLALNMIEIIDRNLYERSCDVRWWATDSAIVDCLAHRAPERRAFASERLGVILDSYTVYLDLWVIDLEGNVVATGRPDRYAAAGQENVSQKAWFKAAAKSASGAEYATAELEPIAALGGAVAATYAAAIREGGATAGRPLGVLAVFFNWAPQASTVVKGVRLSPEEWGRTRCLLVDARQRVIASSDEKGTLEEVFPLKVSDPKAGAYRPDADTLIAYALTPGYETYEGMGWYGVIVRKRARN, encoded by the coding sequence ATGGCTGATGCCAATGAGATTGTCGAACTGACGCGCGAAGTACACCGCATTGCCAAGGGGAACGTATCGGATATCAACGACATCAATCGGGAAACGACATTCCTGGCTATCAACGCGCTGATCGAATCGGCGCGAGCTGGCGAAGCGGGGCGTGGTTTTGCCGTCGTGGCGAACCAGGTCAAGGTCGTGTCGCAGCGCATCGGGCAGTTGACGGCGGAACTAGGCCGCGAACTGACCGCCCTGGGCGACCGGATGATCGCTCAGCTCGAACGGCAGGAATCGCAGCGCCTCACCGATCTCGCGCTCAATATGATCGAGATCATCGACCGCAACCTCTACGAGCGCTCCTGCGACGTGCGCTGGTGGGCCACCGATTCGGCGATCGTCGATTGCCTTGCGCATCGCGCACCCGAGCGCCGTGCGTTCGCGTCGGAGCGGCTCGGCGTGATTCTCGACAGCTACACCGTCTATCTCGATCTTTGGGTGATCGACCTGGAAGGCAACGTGGTGGCGACTGGACGTCCGGACCGCTATGCGGCGGCCGGGCAGGAGAACGTTTCCCAGAAGGCGTGGTTCAAGGCTGCGGCGAAGTCCGCCTCGGGCGCCGAGTATGCAACGGCCGAATTGGAGCCGATCGCGGCGCTCGGCGGGGCGGTCGCGGCCACTTACGCCGCCGCCATTCGCGAGGGGGGCGCCACGGCGGGGCGCCCGCTGGGCGTGCTCGCGGTTTTCTTCAACTGGGCGCCGCAGGCTTCGACCGTCGTCAAAGGCGTACGCCTGTCTCCCGAAGAGTGGGGGCGCACGCGCTGCCTGCTCGTCGACGCGCGCCAACGCGTGATCGCCAGTTCCGACGAGAAGGGCACGCTCGAAGAAGTGTTTCCGCTCAAGGTAAGCGATCCCAAGGCGGGCGCCTATCGGCCCGACGCGGACACGTTGATCGCCTACGCGCTGACGCCTGGCTACGAAACCTATGAGGGCATGGGCTGGTATGGCGTGATCGTGCGCAAGCGAGCCCGGAATTGA
- the bla gene encoding class A beta-lactamase, translating to MTFSRQRRALLLTAAGAPMAYALSACAARTGAGTAQARAGAADAAQALAALERISGGRLGLCAIDTARGATLGYRASERFPFCSTFKLMLAATVLARSVEEPALLEHRIRYARTDLVNYSPETGKHVDDGMTVSELCRVTVQWSDNTAANLLIDLLGGSQAVTAYARGIGDREFRLDRRETTLNTAIPGDLRDTTTPAAMAQSTRSLVLGSALPAPQQARLRDWLLGCKTGDRRIRAAVPAGWQVGDKTGTGDYGTANDVGVLWPPAEKPLVLAIYHTHTDSAAKARDDVIASAARIAIEALTR from the coding sequence ATGACTTTCTCACGCCAACGCCGCGCCCTGCTTTTGACAGCGGCCGGCGCACCCATGGCATACGCGCTCAGCGCATGCGCCGCGCGCACCGGCGCCGGCACGGCACAGGCGCGGGCCGGTGCCGCCGATGCCGCACAAGCACTCGCCGCGCTCGAACGCATAAGCGGAGGCCGGCTCGGCCTCTGCGCGATCGATACCGCGCGAGGCGCAACGCTCGGCTACCGCGCGAGCGAACGCTTTCCGTTTTGCAGCACGTTCAAGCTCATGCTCGCCGCCACCGTGCTCGCGCGCAGCGTCGAGGAGCCGGCACTGCTCGAGCACCGCATCCGCTACGCGCGCACCGATCTCGTCAACTATTCGCCCGAAACCGGCAAGCACGTCGACGATGGCATGACGGTTTCCGAACTCTGCCGCGTCACCGTTCAATGGAGCGACAACACCGCGGCCAACCTGCTCATCGACCTGCTGGGCGGCTCGCAGGCCGTTACCGCCTATGCGCGCGGCATCGGCGATCGCGAGTTTCGCCTCGACCGTCGCGAAACGACGCTCAATACGGCCATTCCCGGCGACCTCCGCGACACGACCACGCCGGCCGCGATGGCGCAAAGCACCCGTTCGCTCGTGCTCGGCTCGGCCCTGCCGGCACCGCAGCAGGCTCGATTGCGCGACTGGCTGCTCGGCTGCAAGACGGGCGACCGCCGCATTCGGGCCGCCGTGCCGGCGGGATGGCAGGTGGGCGACAAGACGGGAACCGGCGATTACGGCACCGCAAACGACGTCGGCGTACTGTGGCCGCCCGCTGAAAAGCCGCTCGTGCTGGCGATCTATCACACGCATACGGATTCCGCCGCCAAAGCGCGCGATGACGTTATCGCATCTGCCGCGCGAATCGCCATCGAAGCACTGACCCGATAG
- a CDS encoding GGDEF domain-containing protein, translating into MTGASVALATTGLMSLIMLALLGSLLRSGIPGVHEWLAANAAMVASLPLILLRGAIPDFFSIVVANGLVALAGVTFHAGCARFLKRPVSWVGRAAVVAAACAAMAYWRYTADSIPMRVLAMSVFTSGICVAIALTVWRHRAPGRGAYPYRLTASMALFFAVSQMIRGAYFMTLVSASSPLMFATTGNVILLSIGAAVMPVLSMCAMMMVHAALLSEARDAADHDFLTGALSRKGFEAYVLARLAEAERSRAPLSLVLVDLDRFKAVNDTFGHAGGDEVLRAFVTLAQAHLRAGDALGRMGGEEFGVLLPRTDLIEAREIAERLRCEVHRAPVATESGICRYSISAGAARWSPGLSFDHLARHADLALYEAKVSGRDRVCAYEPASALERESAGSCSLSTGTSA; encoded by the coding sequence ATGACAGGCGCATCGGTGGCGTTGGCCACGACCGGGCTCATGAGCCTGATCATGCTTGCGTTGCTCGGCTCGCTGTTGCGCTCGGGCATTCCCGGCGTACACGAATGGCTCGCCGCCAACGCCGCCATGGTGGCGTCGCTGCCGCTCATTCTATTACGAGGCGCGATTCCCGACTTTTTTTCGATCGTCGTCGCCAACGGGCTCGTCGCGTTGGCCGGCGTCACCTTTCACGCGGGTTGCGCGCGCTTCCTGAAACGCCCGGTATCGTGGGTCGGGCGTGCGGCCGTCGTCGCCGCGGCCTGTGCCGCCATGGCGTACTGGCGATACACCGCAGACAGCATTCCCATGCGGGTGCTCGCCATGTCCGTGTTCACGAGCGGCATCTGCGTCGCCATCGCACTGACCGTGTGGCGCCACCGCGCGCCCGGGCGCGGCGCCTACCCCTATCGTCTCACCGCGAGCATGGCGCTCTTTTTTGCCGTCAGCCAGATGATACGCGGTGCCTACTTCATGACGCTCGTCAGCGCCTCGAGTCCGCTCATGTTCGCGACAACCGGCAACGTCATCCTGCTGTCGATCGGCGCGGCCGTGATGCCCGTGCTGTCGATGTGCGCCATGATGATGGTCCACGCCGCACTGCTCTCCGAGGCGCGCGATGCGGCCGATCACGACTTCCTGACCGGCGCGCTCTCGCGCAAAGGGTTCGAGGCCTATGTACTCGCGCGGCTCGCCGAAGCGGAACGAAGCAGGGCGCCGCTCTCCCTCGTGCTCGTCGATCTCGACCGCTTCAAGGCGGTCAACGATACCTTCGGCCATGCGGGCGGCGACGAAGTACTGCGCGCATTCGTAACGTTGGCACAGGCACATTTGCGCGCCGGCGATGCGCTCGGGCGCATGGGAGGCGAAGAATTCGGCGTCCTGCTGCCGCGCACGGATCTGATCGAGGCCCGTGAGATCGCGGAAAGGCTGCGATGCGAAGTACACAGGGCGCCCGTGGCGACCGAAAGCGGCATTTGCCGGTACAGCATCAGCGCTGGCGCCGCCCGTTGGTCGCCCGGCTTGTCGTTCGATCATCTGGCACGGCACGCGGATCTCGCGCTTTATGAAGCAAAGGTCTCGGGGCGAGACCGCGTCTGTGCCTACGAACCGGCGTCCGCGCTCGAGCGCGAAAGCGCGGGTTCCTGCTCGTTGTCGACCGGAACATCGGCGTGA
- a CDS encoding nitric-oxide reductase large subunit, with the protein MHSTKRLWKWLGLVCLLSFSILLWLGREIYLVAPPIPTSVTTSDGTLLFTGEQIKHGQQVWLSAGGQQLGSVWGHGSYVAPDWSADWLHREAVQLRESWAQKQFGKSYDQLSVEEQGTLDARLKHEMRTNTYDAGNGGTITLSPQRAAVVREIATHYEKLFGSDPSLEKLRDDYAMATGSVPNASDREALAAFFFWSSWAATTDRPGQSDITYTSNWPHEPLVGNTPTVANGIWSIASVILLLAGIAAMVWYHTAHRDHEEESTATPATDPLFDVKPTPSMRATKKYFYVVIGLLLAQVGMGALTAHYAVEGHSFFGVPIADVLPWVVSRTIHTQFGVLWIATAWLATGLYISPLLSGYEPPLQKLGVNVLFWALLFIVVGSTATGWLGSLEHAGSDFSFWIGNQGLEFTSMGRVWQLLLFVGLMFWLLLMGRALMPALKNRNTKGRGLIGMVFLSAACIGLFYASSLAWGRNTHYSMIEYWRWWLVHLWVEGFFEVFATAVIALIFSRLGLIRIESANRAIVAETIVFLFGGILGTLHHLYFTGSSTAVIAFGAVFSAFEVVPLALVGIEGWQTYRKTEAAPWVQSYKWVILSFVAVGLWNTVGAGLLGFTINPPISLYYVQGLNLTAAHGHAALFGVYGMLGIGLMLFCLRGMSAREAWDDGLLKPAFWMLNVGLFMMVFFAVLPSGIYEAWASVAKGLWYARSPEVIHSPIMQAFVWARVPGDLVFAVGVLYLGWFALRLLRRVRPSAPEEARVQQGANAAKRVTQRA; encoded by the coding sequence ATGCACTCCACAAAACGCCTATGGAAATGGCTCGGGCTGGTCTGCCTGTTGTCGTTTTCCATCCTGCTCTGGCTCGGCAGAGAAATCTATCTGGTCGCGCCGCCCATACCGACCAGCGTCACCACTTCGGACGGCACGCTGCTCTTCACGGGCGAGCAGATCAAGCACGGCCAGCAGGTTTGGCTCTCGGCCGGCGGGCAGCAGCTCGGCTCCGTCTGGGGGCATGGCAGCTATGTCGCGCCCGACTGGTCGGCGGACTGGCTTCACCGCGAAGCCGTTCAATTGCGCGAAAGCTGGGCACAGAAGCAGTTCGGCAAGTCGTACGACCAGCTTTCCGTCGAGGAGCAAGGCACGCTCGACGCCCGCCTGAAGCACGAAATGCGTACGAATACGTATGACGCAGGCAATGGCGGCACGATCACGCTGAGCCCGCAGCGCGCAGCGGTGGTCCGCGAAATCGCGACGCACTACGAAAAGCTCTTCGGCAGCGATCCGTCGCTCGAGAAGCTGCGCGACGATTACGCGATGGCCACGGGCTCCGTGCCGAACGCCAGCGACCGCGAAGCGCTCGCCGCGTTCTTCTTCTGGTCCTCGTGGGCGGCAACGACCGACCGTCCGGGCCAAAGCGACATCACTTATACGAGCAACTGGCCGCATGAGCCGCTCGTCGGCAATACGCCCACGGTGGCAAACGGCATCTGGTCGATCGCAAGCGTGATTCTGCTGCTGGCGGGTATCGCCGCGATGGTCTGGTATCACACCGCGCACCGCGATCATGAAGAGGAATCGACCGCCACGCCGGCTACCGACCCGCTCTTCGACGTGAAGCCCACGCCGTCGATGCGGGCCACGAAGAAGTACTTCTACGTCGTCATCGGGCTGCTGCTTGCGCAAGTCGGCATGGGCGCGCTGACCGCGCACTATGCGGTGGAAGGCCACAGCTTCTTCGGCGTGCCGATCGCGGACGTACTGCCGTGGGTGGTCAGCCGCACGATCCACACGCAGTTCGGCGTGCTCTGGATCGCCACGGCATGGCTCGCCACCGGGCTCTATATTTCGCCGTTGCTCTCCGGGTATGAGCCTCCGCTGCAAAAACTCGGCGTGAACGTGCTGTTCTGGGCGCTGCTCTTCATCGTGGTCGGATCCACGGCAACCGGCTGGCTCGGTTCGCTCGAGCATGCGGGTTCCGACTTCTCGTTCTGGATCGGCAATCAAGGCCTCGAGTTCACGAGCATGGGCCGCGTCTGGCAACTGCTGTTGTTCGTCGGTCTGATGTTCTGGCTGCTGCTGATGGGCCGTGCGTTGATGCCGGCACTGAAGAATCGCAATACGAAAGGCCGCGGGCTCATCGGCATGGTGTTCCTGTCCGCCGCCTGTATCGGCCTCTTCTACGCCTCTTCGCTCGCCTGGGGCCGCAACACGCACTATTCGATGATCGAGTACTGGAGATGGTGGCTCGTGCACCTGTGGGTCGAAGGCTTCTTCGAAGTGTTCGCCACGGCTGTCATCGCGCTGATCTTCTCGCGCCTCGGACTCATCCGCATCGAAAGCGCCAATCGCGCCATCGTGGCCGAAACGATCGTCTTCCTGTTCGGCGGGATCCTCGGTACGCTGCACCACCTGTACTTCACGGGCTCGTCCACGGCCGTGATCGCATTCGGCGCCGTCTTCTCCGCTTTCGAAGTCGTGCCGCTCGCACTCGTGGGTATCGAAGGCTGGCAGACCTATCGCAAGACGGAAGCCGCGCCTTGGGTCCAAAGCTACAAGTGGGTCATCCTCAGCTTCGTGGCTGTCGGACTTTGGAACACCGTCGGCGCCGGTCTGCTCGGCTTCACGATCAACCCGCCGATCTCGCTCTACTACGTGCAAGGCCTCAATCTCACCGCCGCTCACGGCCACGCCGCGCTGTTCGGTGTGTACGGCATGCTCGGTATCGGCCTGATGCTGTTCTGCCTGCGCGGCATGTCCGCACGCGAAGCCTGGGACGATGGCCTGCTCAAGCCCGCGTTCTGGATGCTCAACGTCGGCCTCTTCATGATGGTGTTCTTCGCCGTGCTGCCGTCGGGCATCTATGAAGCATGGGCCAGCGTCGCAAAGGGGCTGTGGTACGCCCGCTCGCCCGAGGTGATCCACTCGCCGATCATGCAGGCATTCGTGTGGGCGCGTGTACCGGGCGACCTCGTGTTCGCCGTCGGGGTGCTCTACCTCGGCTGGTTCGCACTGCGGCTGCTGCGCCGCGTGCGTCCGAGCGCACCGGAGGAAGCACGCGTGCAGCAAGGCGCGAACGCGGCCAAACGCGTCACTCAACGCGCCTGA
- a CDS encoding type III effector protein — MVINFSIQKMRSGQQNVARLSLQLAMRISDTQQIPSSGIETDPSSTHVSPSVSAETPRTSANAMLVGLPSGAIRVESPAQRPLADIGRLAAGQMRRVADMKAVALEREVVLARHHPADSLAPGLKARVRDVAEQLAVRCAVSPEVGKSQQPVAGAWRYLQAVDAVCRKLSVDQVGEVRNELRAALAQSGHSQPDRDLLQNVIDEITRPGGQTLAQFMSERAFTGLCLPNLRMTAEGQEEPDSRTFNSVLPNLAESTFDHNPMGRTLLWEGACQLFTGPHQAQRREKLRKVVFEFPNVTKEGQSRLETPWEFMMAVDQLRVDEPVDLHALEQRS; from the coding sequence ATGGTGATCAATTTTTCCATACAAAAGATGCGATCGGGCCAGCAGAACGTCGCGCGCCTGTCGCTCCAGCTTGCAATGCGAATATCCGATACACAGCAGATCCCTTCATCCGGTATCGAAACCGATCCGTCCTCGACACACGTTTCGCCAAGTGTTTCAGCCGAAACGCCCCGAACGTCAGCTAATGCCATGCTCGTTGGCTTGCCGAGTGGAGCAATCCGCGTTGAAAGTCCCGCGCAGCGGCCGCTGGCTGATATCGGGCGTCTGGCTGCTGGCCAGATGAGACGCGTTGCCGACATGAAAGCGGTCGCGCTCGAGCGCGAGGTCGTCCTTGCCCGTCACCATCCGGCCGATAGCCTCGCTCCTGGGCTGAAGGCCCGCGTGCGCGACGTGGCGGAGCAGCTTGCCGTCCGGTGCGCCGTTTCTCCCGAAGTAGGCAAGTCACAGCAGCCGGTCGCGGGAGCATGGCGCTATCTTCAGGCGGTCGATGCGGTTTGCAGGAAGCTCAGCGTGGATCAAGTTGGCGAAGTCAGGAACGAACTGCGGGCAGCGCTCGCGCAATCCGGTCACTCGCAGCCGGACAGGGACCTGTTGCAGAACGTCATTGACGAAATCACCCGTCCTGGGGGCCAGACCTTGGCCCAATTCATGAGCGAACGCGCTTTCACCGGACTGTGCTTGCCCAACCTCAGAATGACGGCAGAGGGGCAGGAAGAGCCTGACTCGCGCACCTTCAACAGCGTTCTGCCGAATCTTGCCGAGAGTACTTTCGACCATAATCCGATGGGCCGTACCCTGTTGTGGGAAGGTGCATGCCAACTGTTCACCGGTCCGCACCAGGCCCAGCGGCGGGAGAAACTGCGCAAGGTGGTATTCGAGTTTCCCAACGTTACGAAAGAGGGACAATCGCGACTGGAAACCCCATGGGAATTCATGATGGCCGTTGATCAACTGCGCGTGGACGAGCCAGTGGACCTGCATGCGCTTGAACAGCGTTCATGA